In one window of Microplitis demolitor isolate Queensland-Clemson2020A chromosome 4, iyMicDemo2.1a, whole genome shotgun sequence DNA:
- the LOC128667605 gene encoding uncharacterized protein LOC128667605, translating to MSQINRHNLRAQFGKFSTRFIKTTKKRTYEALYNKSKVHEQILTDWGRRIVEINTLAKELWCFKCDIPLSLKNIQSEKQFGLSNIFCIKCLSCCKIHEVHTNKHHTDHTQLYYVNFKLVIALIDAGIGEAHINTILSALNIPHVTGSLIQKYVRLVTPAFKLVANESCLKSVQLEKKMTIDIECLKNEFNN from the exons atGTCTCAGATAAACCGGCATAATTTGCGAGCGCAGTTTGGAAAATTCTCTACacgttttattaaaactacTAAAAAAAGAACATACGAGGCACTATATAATAAATCTAAAGTTCACGAACAAATTTTGACGGATTGGGGTCGAAGAATAGTTGAAATAAATACACTTGCCAAAGAATTGTGGTGTTTCAAATGTGACATTCCCTTAtctcttaaaaatattcagagtGAAAAACAATTTGgtttatcgaatattttttgcattaaatGTTTGAGTTGCTGTAAAATTCATGAAGTTCACACTAATAAACATCATACAGATCATACTCAACTgtattatgtaaattttaagcTAGTTATTG cttTAATTGATGCAGGCATTGGAGAAGCTCACATAAATACAATACTTTCAGCTTTAAATATTCCGCATGTGACTGGATCTTTGATTCAAAAGTATGTAAGATTAGTCACTCCAGCATTTAAACTAGTCGCTAATGAAAGTTGTCTAAAATCAgttcaattagaaaaaaaaatgacgattGATATTGAATGTCTAAAAAATGA GTTCAACAATTAA